Sequence from the Nocardia cyriacigeorgica GUH-2 genome:
ACACCTCCGAACGTGCCGAGAAGTATCGGGCGGATCTGCTCGACTTCATGGATTCGCATGTCTACCCGGCCGAGGCCGTGTACGACCAGCAGATGCGGGAGTCCGGGGATCCGCATTTCCATCCGCCGATCTTGGAGGAGCTCAAGGCCGAGGCTCGGCGGCGCGGGCTGTGGAATCTGTTTCATCCGCATCCGGAGTGGGGGCCGGGGCTGACCAATCTGGAGTACGCGCCGCTGGCCGAGATCATGGGGCGCAGCTTCATTGCGCCGGAGGCGTGTAACTGCAATGCGCCCGACACCGGCAATATGGAGGTGCTGACGCTCTTCGGTACCGAGGAGCACAAGGAGAAGTACCTGAAGCCGCTGCTCGAGGGCACGATCAGGTCGGCGTTCGCGATGACCGAGCCGCGGGTGGCCAGCTCCGACGCCACCAATGTCGAGTTGTCGATGGTGCGCGACGGGGACGGCTACGTGCTCAACGGCCGGAAGTGGTTCGCCTCCAACGCGATGCACAAGAACTGCAAGGTGCTGATCGTGATGGGCAAGACCGATCCGGACGCGGCACCGCATCGTCAGCAGTCGATGATGGTGGTTCCGATCGACGCGCCGGGTGTCACTGTGATGCGCAACCTGCCGGTCTTCGGGTATCAGGACCGGGAAGGCCACGCCGAAATCGATTTCGACAACGTCCGGGTGCCGGCCAAGGACGTGCTCAAGGGGGAGGGCGAGGGCTTCGCGATCAGCCAGGCTCGCCTCGGCCCCGGCCGCATCCATCACTGCATGCGTTCGATCGGCATGGCCGAGCGTGCCTTGGAGCTGATGTGCACGCGGGCGCGTTCGCGCACGACGTTCGGCAAGCCGATCAGCGACAACGCCAATATCCAGGACTGGATCGCCGAATCGCGGATCGACATCGAGATGATCCGGCTGCTCACCCTCAAAGCCGCCTATCTGATGGACACCGTCGGCAACAAGGAGGCGCGCACCGAGATCGCGGCCATCAAGGTCGCCGCGCCGAATATCGCGCTGAAGGTGGTGGATCGGGCGATTCAGGTGCACGGCGGTGGCGGCGTCACCGATGACTTCCCGCTCGCCATGGCGTGGGCGCATCTGCGCACCCTGCGTCTGGCCGACGGCCCGGACGAGGTGCACAAGCGCGCCATCGCCCGCCAGGAACTCGGCAAGTACCGTACGGCCGACCTCGCCGCGCACAACGGGCAGCAGGTGAAGGCATGACCGGCATCGACCTGAGCGGCCGCACGGCCATCGTCACCGGCGCCTCGCGTGGCATCGGGCTCGCCGCGGCGCAGGCCATCGCTGCCGCGGGCGGCAATGTCGTGCTGACGTCGCGGTCGCAGGAATCCGCGGACGCGGCGGCGAAAGAGGTGGGCGGCAACGCACTGGGCGTCGGCGCGCACGCGGTCGACGAGGACGCCGCGCGCCGCTGCATCGACCTGACCCTCGAAAAGTTCGGCAGCGTTGACATTCTCGTCAACAATGCCGGCACCAACCCGGCCTACGGTCCGGTGATCGACCAGGACCACGCCCGGTTCCAGAAGACCTTCGACGTGAACCTGTGGGCGCCGATCCTGTGGACGTCGCTGGCCACCCGCGCCTGGATGAGGGAGCACGGCGGCGCGGTGGTCAACACCGCCTCCATCGGCGGGATGGGGTTCGAGGCCAACCTCGGGCTCTACAACGCGAGCAAGGCCGCGCTGATCCATCTGACCAAGCAGATGGCGCTGGAGCTGTCGCCGCGGATCCGGGTCAACGCGGTCGCGCCGGGTGTGGTGCGCACCAAGCTGGCCGCGGCGCTGTGGCAGGAGCACGAGCAGCTGCTCAACGAGGCGACGGCGCTCAACCGGATCGGCGAGCCCGGCGATATCGGTTCGGCGATCGCGTTCCTGGTCTCCGATGCCGCGAGCTGGGTGACCGGGGAGACGATGGTGATCGACGGCGGGCAGCGACTCGGTGACGCCAGCCAGTTCCGTAAGGGCCCGGTCGCCGATGGGTGAGAACCTCGCGGTGGACCCGGTCGCGATCGCCGGATGGCTCGACGCACTCGGCCTCGAATTCGATGGCCCGCTGCGTTTCACCCGGATCGGTCTCGGCCAGTCCAATCTCACCTACCTGCTCACCGATGCCGCCGACCGGCGCTGGGTGTTGCGGCGCCCGCCGGTGGGGCACCTGCTGGCCTCGGCGCACGACGTCGTCCGTGAGGCCCGCATCATCGCTGCCCTGGAAGACACCGCGGTGCCCGCGCCGCGCATCCTTGGCGTCAGCACCGATAGCGCGGTGTCCGAAGTCCCGCTGGTGCTGATGGAGTTCGTCGACGGGCTGGTGATCGACACCATGGATGTCGCGCGGTCGCTCACACCGCAGCGGCGGGGCGAGATCGCCCTGTCGCTACCGCGCACGCTGGCGAAGATCCATGCCGTCGACATCGAAGCGGTCGGGCTCGCGGATCTGGCCAGTCACAAGCCGTACGCGCAACGTCAGCTCAAGCGCTGGGCCGGGCAGTGGGAGCAATCCAAGACGCGCGAGCTTCCCGAGCTCGACGACCTCACGCGCAGGCTCGTAGCCGCAGTGCCCGACCAACACGAGATCACCCTCGTGCACGGCGATTTCCATCTCCGCAACATCATCGCCGACCCCGGATCCGGCGAACTGAAAGCCGCATTGGACTGGGAACTGTCCACGCTCGGTGAGCCACTCGCCGATATGGGCAGTCTGCTGGCCTACTGGCCCGAACCCGGCGAGGAAGCCCTCGGCGGCGATTTCCCCGCCTCCACTCTGCCGGGATTCCCGACCCGCGCGGAACTGGCGCAGGTGTATCTGACCGAAACCGGTCGCGATCCGGCCGCTTTGCAGTACTGGCACGTGCTGGGCCTGTGGAAGCTGGCGGTGATCGCCGAAGGCGTGATGCGTCGCGCGATGGACGAACCCCAGAACCGGGCCGCGGCCGGCACCCCGACCGTCGAGCGGATCGATGCGGTGGTGCAGAAGGCCACCGAAGTCGCCGACGCCGCCGGACTCTGACGACATCTTCAGGAGAACGACATGACTCAGGAAACCAGAACCGCCATCGTCACCGGCGCCGCCCGCGGCATCGGCGCGGCCGTGGCCAAGCGGCTCGCCGCCGACGGAATGGCCGTCGCCGTGCTCGATCTCGATGCGTCCGCCTGCGCAGGCACCGTCGACGCGATCACCGCGGCCGGTGGGCGCGCGCTCGCCGTCGGGGCCGATGTCGCCGGCGAAGCCGCGGTCACCAGGGCCGTCGAGCAGATCACCGACGCGCTCGGCGCGCCGACCGTGCTGGTCAACAATGCCGGCATCATCCGCGACAACCTGCTGTTCAAGATGACCGTCGACGACTGGGACGCGGTGATGAACGTGCATCTGCGCGGTGCGTTCCTGATGACGCGCGCGGTGCAGCAGCACATGGTGGAAGCCGGTTTCGGCCGCATCGTCAATCTGTCGAGCACCTCCGCGCTGGGCAATCGCGGCCAGGCCAACTACTCGGCCGCCAAGGCGGGCATGCAGGGCCTGACCAAAACCCTCGCCATCGAACTCGGCAAGTTCGGCGTGACCGCGAACGCCATCGCGCCCGGCTTCATCGAAACCGAGATGACCGCCGCCACCGCCGCCCGCGTCGGCATGCCCTTCGATGACTTCAAAAAGGCGATGGCCCAGCAGATTCCGGTGCAGCGCACCGGAACGCCCGACGATATCGCGCACACCGCCTCGTTCCTGGTGAGTCCGGGCGCGGGCTTCGTGTCCGGGCAGGTCATCTACGTCGCCGGCGGGCCGACGGACTGATCCGCCGGCCAGGACAAGGACGACGATATGACGATCGATACCGCGATCGCCGCCGATCTCGACGCGCGCATCGCTGAACTGCTCGCGACCAACGATCCCGCGGCGACCGACGCCCGCGAATTCCTCGGCGCCCGTTTCGACGACGGCCTGGCCTGGGTGCATTTCCCCGTCGGTAACGGTGGCCTCGGACTGCCGCAGATCTATCAGGCTCATGTCGATGCCGCGCTCGCCGCCGCCGGAGCGCCCGGCCCCGCGGTCGAGCGCAACGGGATCGGCCTCGGCATGGCCGCCCCGACGATCGCCGCCTTCGGCACGCCGGAACAGCAGCGAAAGTTCTTGCGGCCGTTGTTCACCGGCGAACACATCTACTGTCAGCTGTTCAGCGAACCCGGTGCGGGCTCGGACCTGGCCGCGGTGGCCACCCGCGCGGCCCGGGACGGCGCCGACTGGGTGGTGGACGGACAAAAGGTGTGGACCTCCGGCGCGCAGAACGCGCACATGGCCATCCTGGTCGCGCGCACCGACCCCACGGTGCCCAAACACGCCGGGCTGACCTACTTCCTGTGCGAGATGAGCGATCCCGGCATCGAGATCCGCCCGTTGCGCCAGATCACCGGTGAGGCCGAGTTCAACGAGGTCTTCCTGTCCGGTGTCCGCATCCCCGACGAGAACCGCCTCGGCGGCGAGGGCCAAGGCTGGCGGGTCGCCACCACCACGCTCAACAACGAGCGGGTCGCCATCGGATCCGGCGCACCACGCGAAGGCGGCATGATCGGCACGGTGGTGCGGGCCTGGCGGGAACAGCCGCAATTGCGCGATCCGGCCATGCACGACGAGCTGCTGCGACTGTGGGTGGACGCCGAAGTCGCCCGGCTGACCGGGGAACGGCTGCGTCAGCAGCTGGCCTCCGGGCAACCGGGACCCGAGGGCTCGGCGATGAAACTGGCCTTCGCCAGGCTGGCCCAGCGCATCTCCGGCTTTGCCATCGAACTGCACGGCGAAGCGGGATTGCGCTACGACGACTGGACGTTGCGCAGGCCGGAACGGGTCGATTTCACCGGCCGCGGACCGGGCTACCGCTATCTGCGCGCCAAGGGCAACTCGATCGAGGGCGGCACCTCGGAGATCCTGCGCAATGTGATCGCCGAGCGGGTGCTCGGCCTGCCGCCGGAACAACGCGTCGACAAGACCGTCGCCTGGAAGGACCTGGCCCGATGAGCACCGCGGATCTGCTGTATTCCGACACCGAGCAGGCGCTGCGCGACAGCGTGCGGCGACTGCTGGCCGACCGCTGCCCGCCCGAGGCGGTGATGAGCGTGTACGATTCGGCGCCAACGGATTTCGCGCCGGTGTGGAAGACGATCGCCGCCGATCTCGGCGTCGCCGGGCTGCTGGTACCCGAGGAACTCGGTGGTGCGGGCGCCACGGCGCGGGAAGCGGCGGTGGTGCTGGAGGAGATCGGCCGCGCCGTGGCGCCGGTGCCGTTCCTGTCGAGTGCGGTGCTCGCGACGGTGGCGCTGCTGCGGGCCGGTGACACCGAGACGGTGCGTGAGCTCGCCGAGGGCAACCGCACCGCGGCGCTCGTGGTGCCGCTGTCGGCCGTGCCGCATGCGGCCGTCACCGGGGTACTGGCCACCGACGGCGGATTGACCGGCACGGTCACCAGTGTGGCGGGTGCGCTCGACGCGGATCTGCTCGTCGTACCGGCGACGGGGCCGCGGGGGCTGGAGCTGCACGTCGTCGAGCGGCGGGTCCGGGGTGTGACGGTGACGCCGGTGCCGGCGCTGGATATGACCAGGCCGCTGGCCGATATCTCCTTCGGTGCCACACCATCGACGCGGGTGAGCGCCGAAGCCGCCGACGCCGTCGCCGAAGCCCTGCGCTGCGGCGCGGCCCTGCTGGCCTCCGAGCAGTACGGGGTCGCGCGCTGGTGCTTCGACACCACGCTGGCCTACGTCAAGGAGCGCAAGCAGTTCGGCCGGGTCATCGGCTCCTACCAGGCGATCAAGCATCGGCTGGCCGAGTTGTGGCTGGAACTGGGGTCGGCGGCCTCGGCGGCCCGCTATGCCGCCGACACCTATGCCCGCGGTGACGATGACGCCGAGATCGCCTCCGCGCTCGCCCAGTCCTATTGCGGCGACGTCGCCGTGCACGCCGCCGAGGAATGCGTGCAACTACATGGCGGCATCGGGATGACCTGGGAATATCCGGCGCACCTGTATCTGAAGCGCGCCAAGAGTGCACAACTGGCGTTCGGCACCGGCTACCGGCATCGGGCCCGGCTCGCCGAACTCATCGATCTGCCGGTGACGGCGGATCCGACCACAAGGAGTTGACGGTGAAAGCATGGCGAGTCGACGAACTCGGCGAACCGCGCGATGTGCTGCGCCTCGAGGAGGTCGCCGACCCGGTGGCCGGCCCGGGACAGCTGCTGGTGCGGGTGCTGGCCGCGCCGGCGAACTTTCCGGACGTGCTGCTGTGCCGGGGCAAATACCAGATCACCCCGCCGCTGCCGTTCACCCCTGGCGTGGAGCTGTGTGGTGAGGTGGTGGCGGTCGGCGCGGGCGTCACCCGGTTTGCGGTGGGCGACCGCGTGATCGGCAACCCGAATCTGCCCGACGGTGCGTTCGCCGAGCTGACCGTTGTCGACGA
This genomic interval carries:
- a CDS encoding acyl-CoA dehydrogenase family protein, producing the protein MSLFDTSERAEKYRADLLDFMDSHVYPAEAVYDQQMRESGDPHFHPPILEELKAEARRRGLWNLFHPHPEWGPGLTNLEYAPLAEIMGRSFIAPEACNCNAPDTGNMEVLTLFGTEEHKEKYLKPLLEGTIRSAFAMTEPRVASSDATNVELSMVRDGDGYVLNGRKWFASNAMHKNCKVLIVMGKTDPDAAPHRQQSMMVVPIDAPGVTVMRNLPVFGYQDREGHAEIDFDNVRVPAKDVLKGEGEGFAISQARLGPGRIHHCMRSIGMAERALELMCTRARSRTTFGKPISDNANIQDWIAESRIDIEMIRLLTLKAAYLMDTVGNKEARTEIAAIKVAAPNIALKVVDRAIQVHGGGGVTDDFPLAMAWAHLRTLRLADGPDEVHKRAIARQELGKYRTADLAAHNGQQVKA
- a CDS encoding SDR family oxidoreductase, with the protein product MTGIDLSGRTAIVTGASRGIGLAAAQAIAAAGGNVVLTSRSQESADAAAKEVGGNALGVGAHAVDEDAARRCIDLTLEKFGSVDILVNNAGTNPAYGPVIDQDHARFQKTFDVNLWAPILWTSLATRAWMREHGGAVVNTASIGGMGFEANLGLYNASKAALIHLTKQMALELSPRIRVNAVAPGVVRTKLAAALWQEHEQLLNEATALNRIGEPGDIGSAIAFLVSDAASWVTGETMVIDGGQRLGDASQFRKGPVADG
- a CDS encoding phosphotransferase family protein, yielding MGENLAVDPVAIAGWLDALGLEFDGPLRFTRIGLGQSNLTYLLTDAADRRWVLRRPPVGHLLASAHDVVREARIIAALEDTAVPAPRILGVSTDSAVSEVPLVLMEFVDGLVIDTMDVARSLTPQRRGEIALSLPRTLAKIHAVDIEAVGLADLASHKPYAQRQLKRWAGQWEQSKTRELPELDDLTRRLVAAVPDQHEITLVHGDFHLRNIIADPGSGELKAALDWELSTLGEPLADMGSLLAYWPEPGEEALGGDFPASTLPGFPTRAELAQVYLTETGRDPAALQYWHVLGLWKLAVIAEGVMRRAMDEPQNRAAAGTPTVERIDAVVQKATEVADAAGL
- the fabG gene encoding 3-oxoacyl-ACP reductase FabG, yielding MTQETRTAIVTGAARGIGAAVAKRLAADGMAVAVLDLDASACAGTVDAITAAGGRALAVGADVAGEAAVTRAVEQITDALGAPTVLVNNAGIIRDNLLFKMTVDDWDAVMNVHLRGAFLMTRAVQQHMVEAGFGRIVNLSSTSALGNRGQANYSAAKAGMQGLTKTLAIELGKFGVTANAIAPGFIETEMTAATAARVGMPFDDFKKAMAQQIPVQRTGTPDDIAHTASFLVSPGAGFVSGQVIYVAGGPTD
- a CDS encoding acyl-CoA dehydrogenase family protein — protein: MTIDTAIAADLDARIAELLATNDPAATDAREFLGARFDDGLAWVHFPVGNGGLGLPQIYQAHVDAALAAAGAPGPAVERNGIGLGMAAPTIAAFGTPEQQRKFLRPLFTGEHIYCQLFSEPGAGSDLAAVATRAARDGADWVVDGQKVWTSGAQNAHMAILVARTDPTVPKHAGLTYFLCEMSDPGIEIRPLRQITGEAEFNEVFLSGVRIPDENRLGGEGQGWRVATTTLNNERVAIGSGAPREGGMIGTVVRAWREQPQLRDPAMHDELLRLWVDAEVARLTGERLRQQLASGQPGPEGSAMKLAFARLAQRISGFAIELHGEAGLRYDDWTLRRPERVDFTGRGPGYRYLRAKGNSIEGGTSEILRNVIAERVLGLPPEQRVDKTVAWKDLAR
- a CDS encoding acyl-CoA dehydrogenase family protein; amino-acid sequence: MSTADLLYSDTEQALRDSVRRLLADRCPPEAVMSVYDSAPTDFAPVWKTIAADLGVAGLLVPEELGGAGATAREAAVVLEEIGRAVAPVPFLSSAVLATVALLRAGDTETVRELAEGNRTAALVVPLSAVPHAAVTGVLATDGGLTGTVTSVAGALDADLLVVPATGPRGLELHVVERRVRGVTVTPVPALDMTRPLADISFGATPSTRVSAEAADAVAEALRCGAALLASEQYGVARWCFDTTLAYVKERKQFGRVIGSYQAIKHRLAELWLELGSAASAARYAADTYARGDDDAEIASALAQSYCGDVAVHAAEECVQLHGGIGMTWEYPAHLYLKRAKSAQLAFGTGYRHRARLAELIDLPVTADPTTRS